One stretch of Prunus persica cultivar Lovell chromosome G1, Prunus_persica_NCBIv2, whole genome shotgun sequence DNA includes these proteins:
- the LOC18791455 gene encoding cytochrome P450 711A1, which yields MGVLEVLLFTNVSLLSTIFTVLAILAGVLGYLYGPYWGVRRVPSPPTIPLVGHLPLLAEYGPDVFSVLAKQYGPIFRFHMGRQPLIIVADAELCREVGIKKFKDIQNRSIPSPISASPLHQKGLFFTRDARWSAMRNTILSVYQPSHLASLVPTMQSFIESATEKLGSSKEEDITFSNLSLRLTTDVIGQAAFGVNFGLSKPQSISDSINKQIGGSQDINNVEVSDFINQHIYSTTQLKMDLSGSLSIILGLLVPVLQEPFRQILKRIPGTMDWKVERTNRKLSGRLDELVGKKMRDRDRGSKDFLSLIMNARDSETVSKSVFTPDYISAVTYEHLLAGSATTAFTLSSIVYLVAGHPEVEEKLLAEIDGFGPPDQMPTAHDLQHKFPYIDQVIKEAMRFYMVSPLVARETSRQVEIGGYLLPKGTWVWLALGVLAKDPKNFPEPDKFRPERFDPSCKEVKQRHPYAFIPFGIGPRSCIGQKFSLQELKLSLIHLYRNYVFRHSPGMEKPLQLEYGIVLNFKNGVKLRVIKRTLFQHA from the exons ATGGGTGTTTTGGAAGTCTTGTTGTTTACCAATGTCTCTCTGCTATCAACCATCTTCACAGTGTTGGCAATACTGGCAGGAGTTTTGGGGTACTTGTATGGGCCCTACTGGGGGGTGAGGAGGGTACCTAGCCCACCAACTATCCCCTTGGTAGGGCACCTTCCCTTGCTGGCAGAGTATGGTCCTGATGTATTCTCAGTTCTTGCCAAACAGTATGGCCCTATTTTCAG GTTTCATATGGGCAGGCAGCCACTTATAATTGTAGCAGATGCAGAGCTTTGTAGAGAAGTTGGAATTAAGAAGTTCAAAGATATTCAAAACAGAAGCATCCCATCTCCCATCTCAGCTTCCCCTCTTCATCAGAAAGGTCTCTTTTTCACCAG GGATGCAAGATGGTCTGCCATGCGAAACACTATATTATCAGTGTATCAACCATCACACCTAGCCAGCCTTGTGCCTACCATGCAGTCCTTCATTGAATCTGCGACTGAAAAACTTGGCTCctccaaagaagaagatattacCTTTTCCAATCTCTCCCTCAGATTGACCACAGATGTGATAGGACAAGCTGCCTTTGGTGTCAACTTTGGCCTTTCTAAACCACAGTCCATCAGTGATTCAATCAACAAGCAGATTGGTGGTTCCCAAGACATTAACAATGTTGAAGTCTCAGACTTTATCAACCAACACATATATTCCACAACACAGCTTAAGATGGACTTGTCAGGCTCCTTATCAATCATACTGGGACTACTTGTACCTGTTCTCCAGGAGCCATTCAGGCAAATCTTGAAGAGAATTCCTGGCACTATGGACTGGAAAGTTGAACGTACAAACCGGAAATTAAGCGGCCGGCTTGATGAGCTTGTagggaagaaaatgagagacaGGGACAGAGGTTCAAAGGACTTCTTGTCACTCATAATGAATGCAAGGGATTCAGAGACAGTTTCAAAGAGTGTCTTTACCCCAGACTACATTAGTGCTGTTACTTACGAGCATCTCCTTGCTGGGTCAGCCACAACAGCATTTACATTGTCTTCAATTGTTTACTTGGTTGCTGGACACCCAGAAGTTGAAGAAAAGTTGCTTGCAGAGATTGATGGATTTGGACCTCCTGATCAGATGCCCACTGCTCATGATCTTCAACACAAATTTCCTTATATTGATCAG GTTATCAAAGAGGCAATGCGGTTTTACATGGTTTCCCCATTAGTTGCAAGAGAAACATCTAGACAAGTCGAAATAGGAGGTTATCTTCTACCGAAG GGGACTTGGGTTTGGTTAGCACTTGGAGTTTTAGCAAAAGATCCAAAGAACTTCCCAGAGCCGGACAAGTTCAGGCCAGAGCGGTTTGATCCCAGCTGCAAAGAAGTGAAACAAAGGCATCCTTATGCTTTTATACCCTTCGGGATCGGACCTCGATCCTGCATTGGTCAAAAGTTTTCCCTGCAAGAACTAAAGCTCTCACTCATTCACTTATACCGGAACTATGTGTTCCGGCACTCTCCCGGAATGGAGAAACCTCTACAACTTGAGTATGGCATTGTTCTCAACTTCAAGAATGGTGTCAAGCTCAGAGTCATAAAGCGAACTTTATTTCAACATGCCTGA